In one window of Blastopirellula marina DNA:
- a CDS encoding aldo/keto reductase — protein MYTRALGNTGLHVAPIGFGAFKIGRNAKIKYPSAYDLPDEAGVAHLLDGLIEMGICHFDTAPAYGLSEERIGNWLAQRSDSVVVSTKVGELFHDGESRYVFDELSVRTSVANSLRLLRRDVLDIVLIHTPANDVEVLTESPVVETLQSLKEAGDIRAIGLSGKTPQAATMALEWADLLMVEFNVEDQGHADVIEDAANRGLGVLVKKGLASGHLPAADAIPFVLRQKGVSSLVIGGLNLEHMGDNLEIARRCLETMSEGA, from the coding sequence ATGTATACCAGGGCACTAGGAAATACAGGGCTTCATGTCGCACCGATTGGTTTCGGAGCGTTTAAGATAGGACGCAACGCGAAGATCAAATATCCATCAGCCTACGATTTACCTGATGAAGCTGGTGTTGCCCATTTGTTAGATGGCTTGATCGAGATGGGAATCTGCCATTTCGATACGGCTCCGGCTTATGGACTCAGCGAAGAACGTATCGGGAATTGGCTTGCTCAACGATCGGATTCGGTTGTGGTTTCAACCAAGGTGGGCGAGCTTTTCCACGATGGTGAATCTCGCTACGTTTTCGACGAGTTATCGGTACGAACCAGCGTTGCGAATAGCCTGCGGCTCTTGCGCCGTGATGTTCTTGATATCGTCTTGATTCATACGCCCGCGAACGACGTCGAGGTGCTCACCGAGTCGCCGGTTGTCGAGACGCTGCAATCGTTGAAGGAGGCGGGTGATATTCGGGCGATAGGCTTGTCGGGCAAAACGCCTCAGGCAGCAACCATGGCACTCGAGTGGGCGGACCTGTTGATGGTCGAGTTCAACGTTGAAGATCAGGGTCATGCCGACGTGATTGAAGACGCAGCAAATCGCGGGCTCGGTGTACTGGTCAAGAAAGGATTGGCCTCCGGGCACCTTCCTGCCGCGGACGCGATTCCTTTTGTGCTACGCCAGAAAGGTGTCAGCAGCCTAGTCATTGGCGGCCTTAACCTCGAGCATATGGGCGATAATCTAGAGATTGCGCGTCGCTGTTTGGAAACAATGAGCGAAG